The following are from one region of the Ptychodera flava strain L36383 chromosome 15, AS_Pfla_20210202, whole genome shotgun sequence genome:
- the LOC139152098 gene encoding uncharacterized protein — translation MSTCSCACLWRAFKTCWSRNCPCFDCFTGDCSGVCMIIICFCTIGVSLTLIGVFVLLKGYVFDDDNFVQVVGLVELSLGLFFCLLSCLGTWAFSVSRKKSTAMRRQPQNEGNNKHKEQASSSEYPTDIALQVIQNGVTPTGAVPNDRENCLEEVPPTPPLMGESPLDLYVHSGPPSEFGSASNIGIDNEPAVVMVKSRDTDMDNSEDNGIPAINTSFQLHSTRKDEDPKDRPSGNKMEANLTSEVSLVDAEDELI, via the coding sequence ATGTCAACCTGTTCATGTGCATGTCTATGGAGGGCATTCAAAACATGTTGGTCCAGAAACTGTCCATGTTTTGACTGTTTCACTGGAGACTGCTCTGGAGTATGCATGATCATCATTTGTTTCTGCACTATTGGAGTGTCATTGACTCTAATCGGCGTCTTTGTGCTCTTGAAAGGCTACGTATTTGATGATGACAACTTTGTACAAGTCGTAGGTCTAGTGGAACTATCTCTGGGACTGTTTTTCTGTCTCTTATCATGCCTTGGTACGTGGGCATTTTCAGTGAGCAGAAAAAAGTCAACTGCTATGAGACGACAACCACAAAATGAAGGCAATAATAAACACAAGGAACAGGCATCATCCTCAGAGTATCCCACGGATATCGCTCTTCAGGTCATTCAAAATGGAGTCACTCCAACCGGGGCAGTTCCAAATGATCGTGAGAACTGCCTTGAGGAGGTGCCACCCACCCCTCCCCTAATGGGTGAATCACCACTTGACCTCTATGTTCATTCAGGACCACCATCAGAGTTTGGCAGTGCATCAAATATTGGAATTGACAATGAACCTGCCGTTGTCATGGTGAAATCAAGAGACACTGATATGGACAACTCTGAGGACAATGGAATCCCAGCCATAAACACATCATTCCAATTACATAGTACTAGAAAAGATGAAGACCCTAAAGACAG